A region of Meleagris gallopavo isolate NT-WF06-2002-E0010 breed Aviagen turkey brand Nicholas breeding stock chromosome 29, Turkey_5.1, whole genome shotgun sequence DNA encodes the following proteins:
- the KLHL10 gene encoding kelch-like protein 10, producing MDGSAAHSGSASLMERKMSAMACEVFNELRLEGKLCDVIIDVNGCQFNAHKNILCSCSHYFRALFTSGWNNMEKVVYKIPGVSPEMMKLVIEYAYTRTVSITAENVESLLGTADQFNIMGIIRLCCEFLKSQLCLENCIGICRLTNHYHCPGLRQTAYMFILHNFEELIKVSTEFLDLSIDELTDIIEKDELNVKQEEVVFDAILKWITHDPWQRKQHIPILLSKVRLALMEADHFMNKVKTHDYVKDNNECKPIIISTLTAMYNLSTNNAFLHDCVSPLARPRLPYSILFAIGGWSGGSPTNAIETYDTRADKWVNVTCHEESPRAYHGTAFLKGFVYVIGGFDSVDYFNSVKRFDPVKKTWQQVAPMHSRRCYVSVTVLNDFIYAMGGFDGYTRLNTAERYEPETNQWTLIAPMHEQRSDAGATTLYDKVYICGGFNGNECLSTAEVYDAGTDQWTLISPMRSRRSGVGVIAYGNQVYAVGGFDGVNRLRTAEAYSPAANTWRVVPTMFNPRSNFGIEVVDDLLFVVGGFNGYATTFNVECYDEKADEWFDAQDMSIYRSALSCCVVPGLCNVGDYAARRD from the exons ATGGACGGCAGCGCGGCGCACAGCGGCTCCGCCTCACTGATGGAGAGGAAGATGAGCGCGATGGCCTGCGAGGTGTTCAATGAGCTCCGCCTGGAGGGGAAGCTCTGCGATGTGATCATCGACGTGAACGGCTGTCAGTTCAACGCGCACAAGAAcatcctctgcagctgcagtcaTTACTTCAG GGCTTTGTTTACCAGTGGCTGGAACAACATGGAGAAGGTGGTGTACAAAATCCCCGGCGTTTCGCCCGAGATGATGAAGCTCGTTATCGAGTATGCCTACACCAGGACAGTATCGatcactgctgaaaatgttGAAAGTTTGCTGGGCACGGCGGATCAGTTCAACATCATGGGCATCATCAGGCTGTGCTGCGAGTTCCTGAAATCTCAGCTGTGCTTGGAAAACTGTATCGGCATCTGCCGGCTCACAAACCATTACCACTGCCCCGGCCTGCGGCAGACAGCCTACATGTTCATCCTCCACAACTTCGAGGAGCTGATCAAGGTGTCCACGGAGTTCCTAGACCTCTCCATTGACGAGCTGACGGACATAATTGAGAAAGACGAGCTCAACGTGAAGCAGGAGGAAGTGGTGTTCGACGCCATCCTGAAATGGATCACCCACGATCCCTGGCAAAGGAAGCAGCACATCCCCATCCTGCTCAGCAAG GTCCGGCTGGCACTGATGGAGGCAGACCACTTCATGAACAAAGTCAAAACACACGATTACGTGAAGGACAACAATGAGTGCAAACCCATCATCATCAGCACTCTGACGGCCATGTACAACCTCAGCACGAACAACGCGTTTCTCCACGACTGTGTCAGTCCCCTGGCCCGGCCCCGCCTGCCCTACTCCATCCTGTTTGCTATCGGGGGCTGGAGCGGGGGCAGCCCGACCAACGCCATCGAGACGTACGACACCCGTGCGGACAAGTGGGTGAACGTTACGTGCCATGAGGAGAGCCCCCGTGCCTACCATGGTACTGCCTTCCTGAAAGGCTTTGTCTACGTTATCGGAGGATTTGACAGCGTGGATTACTTCAACAGCGTCAAGCGGTTCGACCCGGTGAAGAAGACGTGGCAGCAGGTCGCTCCCATGCACTCGCGGCGCTGCTACGTCAGCGTCACTGTTCTCAACGACTTCATCTACGCCATGGGGGGGTTCGATGGCTACACGCGGCTCAACACAGCCGAGCGCTACGAGCCGGAGACGAACCAGTGGACGCTGATTGCTCCCATGCACGAGCAGAGGAGTGATGCCGGTGCAACCACGCTGTATGATAAG GTGTACATATGTGGTGGGTTCAATGGAAACGAATGCCTGTCCACAGCTGAAGTGTACGATGCTGGAACAGATCAGTGGACCTTGATATCCCCaatgagaagcagaagaagtGGAGTAGGTGTGATTGCATATGGAAACCAAGTCTATGCG GTAGGAGGATTTGATGGAGTCAACCGGCTCCGGACTGCGGAAGCCTACAGCCCCGCTGCCAACACGTGGCGCGTTGTCCCCACCATGTTCAACCCTCGCAGTAACTTTGGCATTGAAGTGGTGGACGATCTCTTGTTTGTGGTCGGTGGCTTTAATGGATACGCCACGACTTTCAACGTTGAGTGCTATGACGAAAAAGCTGACGAGTGGTTTGATGCTCAGGACATGAGCATCTATCGCAGcgctctgagctgctgtgtggtgCCAGGGCTGTGCAACGTGGGGGATTACGCTGCCAGAAGAGATTAG
- the LOC100540622 gene encoding endoplasmic reticulum protein SC65-like, which translates to MPDVILSPDHFVSVLRCKVGCESELTPNVGGYFVEKFVATMYHYLQFAYYKLNDVRDAVRSVSSYMLFDPDDAVMQQNLVYYRFHRERWHLQEEDFEPRPEAVRYYNRTAAQKKMLEFAKQYLQADDEMEVDDGEELDLQDLPSDGEFEGEGDYEEGFFAEWWQEPNTKGDKADEETL; encoded by the exons ATGCCTGACGTTATCTTGTCCCCAGACCACTTTGTGAGCGTTCTGCGCTGCAAGGTGGGCTGCGAGAGCGAGCTCACCCCCAACGTAGGCGGCTACTTTGTGGAGAAGTTCGTGGCCACCATGTACCACTACCTGCAGTTCGCCTACTACAAGT tgaaTGATGTGAGGGATGCGGTGCGCAGCGTCTCCAGCTACATGCTCTTCGACCCGGATGATGCGGTGATGCAGCAGAACTTGGTGTATTATCGCTTCCACCGCGAACGCTGGCACCTGCAGGAGGAGGACTTTGAGCCCCGGCCG GAAGCCGTGCGCTACTACAACAGGACGGCTGCACAGAAGAAGATGCTGGAGTTTGCCAAGCAGTACCTGCAGGCTGACGATGAG ATGGAGGTGGATGATGGTGAGGAGCTGGACCTGCAGGATCTGCCCTCAGACGGCGAGTTTGAGGGCGAAGGGGACTACGAGGAGGGCTTCTTTGCAGAGTGGTGGCAGGAGCCCAACACCAAAGGGGACAAAGCCGATGAAG AGACCCTCTGA
- the NT5C3B gene encoding 7-methylguanosine phosphate-specific 5'-nucleotidase — MVPELQKSTVRIQQPERVVGLIRAIKEQGGSKLQVISDFDMTLSRFGCNGRRCPTSHNILDNSHVVSEDGKKKLKDLLHHYYPIEIDPNRTLEEKRPLMVEWWTRAHELLSQQKIQKGDIAQIVRESDVMLRDGFNELFDQLHKYNVPMFIFSAGVGDILEEIIRQANVFYPNVHVVSNYMDFDDSGVLKCFKSPLIHTYNKNNSVLQGTAYFQQLSTRTSIILLGDSMGDLTMADGVPSVENILKIGFLNDKVEERRGKYLDAYDIVLESDETLDVVNGILRYILMET, encoded by the exons ATG GTGCCGGAGCTGCAGAAAAGCACGGTCCGCATCCAGCAGCCGGAGCGCGTCGTGGGGCTGATCCGCGCCATCAAGGAGCAGGGCGGCAGCAAACTGCAG GTCATCTCTGACTTCGACATGACGCTGAGCAGGTTTGGGTGCAATGGCCGGCGCTGCCCAACGTCACACA atATCCTCGACAACAGCCACGTCGTTAGTGAGGATGGCAAGAAGAAG TTAAAAGATCTGCTGCACCACTACTACCCCATCGAAATCGATCCCAACCGCACCCTGGAAGAGAAACGTCCCCTGATGGTGGAGTG GTGGACCCGGGCCCACGAGCTGCTGTCACAGCAGAAGATCCAAAAGGGAGACATCGCCCAGATTGTCAGGGAGTCGGATGTGATGCTGAG GGACGGATTCAATGAGTTGTTTGATCAGCTGCATAAGTATAACGTGCCCATGTTCATCTTCTCTGCTGGTGTTGGTGACATCCTCGAGGAGATTATCCGTCAGGCCAACGTCTTCTACCCCAACGTCCACGTGGTGTCCAACTACATGGACTTCGATGACAGT GGAGTCCTCAAGTGCTTCAAGAGCCCTCTAATCCACACCTACAACAAGAACAACAGCGTGCTGCAGGGCACTGCGTACttccagcagctgagcacaCGGACGAGCATCATCCTTCTGGGGGACTCCATGGGTGACCTGACAATGGCAGATGGCGTTCCCAGTGTGGAGAACATCCTCAAGATTGGCTTCCTCAACGacaag GTGGAGGAGCGGCGGGGGAAATACCTGGATGCCTATGACATCGTGCTGGAGAGCGATGAGACGTTGGATGTGGTCAATGGGATTCTGCGGTACATCCTCATGGAGACATGA
- the KLHL11 gene encoding kelch-like protein 11, which translates to MADRFLLTRLKEFCGEFLKKKLNLSNCVAVHSLAHMYSLSQLALRAQDMIRRNFHRVIQDEEFYTLPFHLIRDWLSDSEITVDSEEVLFETVLKWVQRNPEERERYFEELFKLLRLSQMKPTYLTRHVKSERLVSSNEACVRLVSDAVESHALRSENLQSGNLQHSACPAALLPRFGQNMDVIMVIGGVSEGGDYLSECVGYFIDEDRWVNLPHIHNHLDGHAVAVTESYVYVAGSMEPGFAKTVERYNPNRNIWEQVSNLITRKHSFGLTEVKGNLYSIGGHGNFSPGFKDVAVYNPEQDKWHNLESAPKILRDVKAVSVEDRFVYVAARTPVDSDSEDGLRAVIIRYDAETRQWQDVESLPLIDNYCSFQMSVANTNFYHTASCCPKSYPIDNEEAKVKISGRASDEILESLPPEVLSIEGAAICYYKDDVFIIGGWKNSDDIDKQYRKEAYRYCAERKRWMLLPPMPQPRCRATACHVRIPFRCLQGTQRYPMPQNLMWQKDRIRQMQERQMQEIHRHSLSLRRMPRSQIEC; encoded by the exons ATGGCCGACAG GTTCCTGCTGACCCGGCTGAAGGAGTTCTGCGGGGAGTTCCTCAAGAAGAAGCTGAACCTCTCCAACTGCGTGGCGGTGCACAGCCTGGCGCACATGTACTCGCTGAGCCAGCTGGCACTGCGGGCGCAGGACATGATCCGCAGGAACTTCCACAGAGTCATCCAGGACGAGGAGTTCTACACGCTGCCCTTCCACCTCATCAGGGACTGGCTGTCCGACTCGGAGATCACGGTGGACTCCGAAGAAGTCCTCTTCGAGACCGTCCTGAAGTGGGTGCAGAGGAATCCCGAGGAAAGGGAGAGGTACTTCGAGGAGCTCTTTAAGCTGCTGAGGCTGTCTCAGATGAAGCCCACGTACCTCACGCGCCACGTCAAATCCGAGAGGCTGGTGTCCAGCAACGAGGCCTGCGTCAGGCTGGTGTCAGACGCCGTGGAGAGTCACGCCCTGAGGTCTGAGAACTTGCAGTCTGGTAACCTGCAGCATTCCGCCTGTCCTGCCGCGTTGCTGCCGCGTTTCGGACAAAACATGGATGTCATTATGGTGATCGGAGGTGTGTCGGAGGGAGGAGATTACCTGAGTGAGTGCGTGGGGTATTTCATCGATGAAGATAGGTGGGTAAACTTGCCGCACATCCATAACCATCTCGATGGGCATGCAGTTGCTGTGACAGAGTCGTATGTTTATGTGGCTGGCTCCATGGAACCGGGATTTGCCAAGACTGTAGAAAGGTATAATCCAAACAGAAATATCTGGGAGCAAGTCTCAAATTTAATAACCAGAAAACACTCATTTGGCCTTACCGAAGTTAAAGGAAACTTGTACAGTATCGGTGGACATGGCAATTTCAGTCCTGGCTTTAAAGATGTAGCTGTTTATAATCCCGAGCAAGACAAATGGCATAACCTGGAGTCAGCACCAAAGATCCTTCGTGACGTCAAAGCTGTTTCTGTAGAAGACCGGTTTGTTTATGTTGCTGCTCGTACCCCGGTTGACAGTGATAGTGAAGATGGATTGAGGGCAGTTATTATCAGATACGATGCTGAAACAAGGCAGTGGCAGGACGTAGAGTCCCTGCCGCTCATTGATAATTACTGCTCTTTTCAGATGTCAGTTGCAAACACAAACTTCTACCATACAGCGTCCTGCTGCCCCAAGAGTTACCCTATAGATAATGAGGAAGCCAAGGTAAAGATCTCTGGCAGGGCCTCAGATGAGATACTTGAAAGTTTACCCCCAGAGGTCCTTAGCATTGAAGGGGCAGCTATTTGTTATTATAAAGACGACGTGTTCATCATTGGGGGGTGGAAGAACAGTGATGATATTGACAAGCAGTACAGGAAGGAGGCCTATCGCTACTGCGCTGAGAGGAAGCGCTGGATGCTTCTGCCTCCCATGCCTCAGCCTCGCTGTAGGGCAACGGCCTGCCATGTCAGAATTCCCTTCAGGTGCTTGCAGGGCACGCAGAGATATCCTATGCCGCAAAACCTGATGTggcaaaaagacagaataagaCAAATGCAGGAAAGGCAGATGCAGGAAATACACCGACACTCTCTAAGCTTGCGAAGAATGCCGCGCTCGCAGATTGAGTGCTAA
- the FKBP10 gene encoding peptidyl-prolyl cis-trans isomerase FKBP10, with product MALSFYSYDRGATVAGVVGVGRLITGMDRGLQGMCVNERRHLIVPPHLGYGSIGVAGLIPPDATLYFDVVMLDIWNKDDKLQITTLAKPEHCNRTVENSDFVRYHYNGTLLDGTPFDSSYSKDSTYDTYVGTGWLIKGMDQGLLGMCAGEKRSIIIPPFLAYGEKGYGTVIPPQASLVFSVLLVDFHNPKDGISLEHLEVPASCRRRAVTGDFVRYHYNGTLMDGTLFDSSYSRNQTYNTYIGKGYIIPGMDQGLQGVCIGERRRVVVPPHLAYGENGVGNKIPGSAVLIFDVHVIDFHNPADPVEVETVHRPEGCNVTARDRDFIRYHYNCSLLDGTRLFSSHDYEKPQEVTLGANKVIEGLNSGLLGMCVGERRVLIVPPHLGHGENGARGVPGSAVLRFEVELISLEEGVPEGYLFIWHGDPPENLFEQMDLNKDGQIPADEFSTFIKTQVAEGKGRLMPSSDPEKVIADMFGNQDRNQDGRITAEELKLKSDEDREKVHEEL from the exons ATGGCTCTGTCCTTTTACAGCTATGATCGAGGGGCCACAGTGGCCGGCGTGGTGGGCGTGGGGCGGCTGATCACCGGCATGGACCGCGGGCTGCAGGGCATGTGCGTTAACGAGCGGCGGCACCTCATTGTGCCACCCCACCTGGGCTACGGCAGCATCGGCGTGG CGGGGCTGATCCCCCCTGATGCCACATTGTACTTCGACGTGGTGATGCTGGACATCTGGAACAAGGATGATAAACTGCAGATCACCACCCTGGCCAAACCTGAGCACTGCAACCGCACGGTGGAGAACTCAGACTTCGTGCGGTATCACTACAACGGCACTCTGCTGGATGGAACCCCCTTCGACTCCAG CTACAGCAAAGACAGCACCTACGATACGTATGTGGGCACTGGCTGGTTGATCAAGGGCATGGACCAGGGCCTGCTGGGCATGTGCGCCGGGGAGAAGAGGAGCATCATCATCCCACCATTCCTGGCCTATGGGGAGAAGGGCTATG GGACCGTGATCCCACCACAGGCCTCACTGGTGTTCAGCGTGCTGCTGGTGGACTTCCACAACCCCAAGGACGGCATCTCCCTGGAGCACCTGGAGGTGCCGGCGTCCTGCAGGCGCAGGGCTGTGACCGGGGACTTCGTGCGCTACCACTACAATGGCACGCTGATGGACGGGACGCTCTTTGACTCCAG CTACTCCCGCAACCAAACCTACAACACCTACATTGGGAAGGGCTACATCATCCCCGGCATGGACCAGGGCCTGCAGGGCGTCTGCATCGGCGAGCGCAGGCGGGTGGTGGTGCCCCCACACCTGGCCTATGGCGAGAACGGAGTGG GGAACAAAATTCCCGGCTCCGCTGTGCTCATCTTTGATGTCCACGTCATCGACTTCCACAACCCGGCCGACCCGGTGGAGGTTGAGACCGTGCACCGACCCGAGGGCTGCAACGTCACCGCCCGCGACAGAGACTTCATCCGCTACCACTACAACTGCTCCCTGCTGGACGGCACGCGGCTCTTCTCCTC CCACGACTACGAGAAGCCCCAGGAGGTGACCCTGGGGGCCAACAAGGTGATTGAGGGTCTCAACAGCGGCCTCCTGGGCATGTGTGTGGGGGAGAGGCGGGTGCTCATCGTCCCCCCACATCTGGGCCACGGCGAGAACGGAG CCCGGGGAGTGCCTGGCAGCGCAGTGCTCCGCTTCGAGGTGGAGCTGATCTCCCTGGAGGAGGGGGTTCCCGAAGGATACCTCTTCATTTGGCACGGGGACCCTCCTGAGAATCTCTTTGAGCAGATGGACCTCAACAAGGATGGGCAGATCCCCGCTGACGAG TTCTCCACCTTCATCAAGACCCAGGTGGCAGAGGGGAAGGGACGCCTCATGCCCAGCTCCGACCCCGAGAAAGTCATCGCCGACATGTTTGGGAACCAGGACCGCAACCAGGACGGGCGCATCACGGCCGAGGAGCTGAAGCTGAAGTCGGATGAGGACCGAGAGAAGGTCCACGAGGAGCTGTGA
- the P3H4 gene encoding endoplasmic reticulum protein SC65, which yields LLRRAGCLRACKRGLPVFQLRYPPAQTLRDFQRRLPYQYLHYALFKSNKIEKAVSAAHTFLQKNPKHEMTLKYLNYYRTMVDVDEYLVDLEAQPYEPIFVRSVKLYNNGDFRSSAADMEQALAEYYKAYEDCLAGCEGAYELQEFKDFYPAIAGGWFFVRRERLCAAPGPSAACVPPVCSGSGVWEE from the exons CTGCTGCGCCGCGCGGGCTGCCTGCGCGCCTGTAAGCGCGGCCTGCCCGTCTTCCAGCTGCGCTACCCGCCGGCGCAGACGCTGCGCGATTTCCAGCGCCGCCTGCCCTACCAGTACCTGCACTACGCGCTATTCAAG TCCAATAAGATCGAGAAGGCGGTGTCGGCTGCTCACAccttcctgcagaaaaacccCAAGCACGAGATGACCCTGAAGTACCTGAACTACTACAGGACGATGGTGGACGTGGACGAATACCTCGTGGACCTGGAGGCTCAGCCCTATGAG CCGATCTTTGTGCGCTCAGTGAAGCTCTACAACAACGGGGATTTCCGGAGCAGCGCGGCTGACATGGAGCAGGCGCTGGCTGAGTACTACAAGGCGTACGAGGACTGCCTGGCTGGCTGCGAGGGCGCCTATGAGCTGCAGGAGTTCAAGGACTTCTACCCGGCCATCGCAGGTGGGTGG TTCTTTGTGCGAAGGGAGCGGCTTTGTGCAGCGCCGGGTCCTAGCGCTGCCTGCGTCCCCCCGGTTTGCTCAGGCTCTGGCGTTTGGGAAGAGTAA